A stretch of Nonomuraea africana DNA encodes these proteins:
- a CDS encoding sensor histidine kinase, with product MNIGSFGMVAAVAALAWVVGRRERGRAHLPAAVSLAAVVSLVVTLSFVSAGPRRGEDLWGLVESLTLIALLGLMARWSPVRQAVPAGVLGGVAASTWLLRYVMPASPLEGIGMCAFWALGVLAAVGVGGYLRSLDTRRVRAVRDERAAQRLRLARDLHDFVAHDVSEMVAQAQAGQVVGVGDSVGSRAQALAALQRIEQAGLRAMATLDRTVLELHAGPGLEGLAELAARFSSAGPARVELSVDERLDVPEETAALAYRIVVEALTNVRRHAPEATLVEVAVRDEGGMLEVSVDDDGGGGTRESGRGGFGLPSLTAQAESMGGRLRASPAEGGWTLVARLPLAP from the coding sequence GTGAACATCGGCAGCTTCGGGATGGTGGCCGCCGTGGCGGCGCTGGCGTGGGTGGTCGGCAGGAGGGAGCGCGGTCGCGCCCACCTGCCGGCGGCGGTGAGCCTGGCGGCCGTCGTCTCCCTCGTGGTGACGCTCTCGTTCGTGAGCGCCGGGCCGCGCAGGGGCGAGGACCTGTGGGGGCTGGTGGAGAGTCTCACGTTGATCGCGCTGCTCGGCCTGATGGCCAGGTGGTCCCCGGTACGGCAGGCCGTGCCCGCGGGGGTGCTGGGCGGGGTGGCGGCCTCGACGTGGCTGCTGAGGTACGTCATGCCCGCCTCGCCGCTGGAGGGGATCGGCATGTGCGCCTTCTGGGCGCTCGGTGTGCTGGCCGCCGTCGGGGTCGGCGGCTACCTGCGCTCTCTCGACACGCGGCGGGTGCGGGCGGTGCGGGACGAGCGCGCCGCGCAGCGGCTGCGGCTGGCCAGGGACCTGCACGACTTCGTCGCCCACGACGTCAGCGAGATGGTGGCGCAGGCCCAGGCGGGTCAGGTGGTCGGCGTCGGCGACAGCGTCGGCAGCCGGGCGCAGGCGCTGGCGGCGCTCCAGCGGATCGAGCAGGCGGGGCTGCGCGCGATGGCGACGCTGGATCGCACGGTGCTGGAGCTCCACGCGGGTCCGGGGTTGGAAGGGCTGGCCGAGCTGGCCGCCAGGTTCTCCTCGGCCGGGCCGGCCCGCGTCGAGCTGTCCGTGGACGAGCGGCTCGACGTGCCCGAGGAGACGGCCGCCTTGGCGTACCGGATCGTGGTGGAGGCGTTGACCAACGTGCGCCGCCACGCTCCCGAGGCGACGCTGGTGGAGGTCGCGGTGAGGGACGAGGGCGGGATGCTCGAGGTGAGCGTGGACGACGACGGAGGCGGCGGCACGCGGGAGTCGGGACGCGGCGGATTCGGGCTGCCCTCGCTGACCGCGCAGGCGGAGTCGATGGGCGGGCGGCTGCGGGCGTCGCCGGCCGAGGGAGGGTGGACGCTGGTGGCGCGGCTGCCTCTGGCACCATGA
- a CDS encoding response regulator, which yields MSTRILIADDQEGIRGAFRLILDAQPDMTVVAEAADGLSAIETALQVRPDVVLADIRMPKADGIEVTRALAETGIHVVVVTTFGQEDYVRAALRHGASGFVLKRSGPTLLVEAVRAAMSGDMLISPQLTVGLLRESAVRDGPREAGLTEREDDVVRLVAQAKTNAEIAEELFLSPGTVKNHIASIQRKLGVKNRVGIAAWAWHTGRAHTP from the coding sequence GTGTCCACCCGCATCCTCATCGCCGACGACCAGGAAGGCATCCGCGGCGCGTTCCGGCTCATCCTCGACGCCCAGCCCGACATGACCGTCGTCGCCGAGGCGGCCGACGGGCTCTCGGCCATCGAGACCGCGCTCCAGGTGCGTCCCGACGTGGTGCTCGCCGACATCAGGATGCCGAAGGCCGATGGCATCGAGGTGACGCGGGCGCTGGCCGAGACCGGCATCCACGTCGTGGTCGTCACCACGTTCGGGCAGGAGGACTACGTGCGGGCCGCGCTGCGGCACGGGGCCTCGGGGTTCGTGCTCAAGCGGTCGGGTCCCACGCTGCTCGTCGAGGCCGTGCGGGCGGCGATGAGCGGCGACATGCTGATCAGCCCGCAGCTCACGGTCGGGCTGCTGCGCGAGAGCGCCGTGCGGGACGGGCCGCGGGAGGCCGGGCTCACCGAGCGCGAGGACGACGTCGTCCGCCTCGTCGCCCAGGCCAAGACCAACGCCGAGATCGCCGAGGAGCTGTTCCTGTCCCCGGGCACGGTCAAGAACCACATCGCCAGCATCCAGCGCAAGCTGGGTGTGAAGAACAGGGTCGGCATCGCGGCCTGGGCCTGGCACACCGGCAGGGCACATACGCCGTGA
- a CDS encoding FAD-binding protein, translating to MAAIVTNWAGNLAFHASDVYRPASVEELRVLVARSPSVRAIGSGHSFSDVVDTRGALVSLDALPRTVELDGSTVRVGGAVRYAELAPRLHQAGFALRNLASLPHITVAGSVATATHGSGDGNGNLATAVRAMELVTAEGDLVTLTADDPRLSGAVVGLGALGVAVSLTLELVPAFEVRQYVFEDLPLEVLDDHVDEVFGSGYSVSLFTGWRRPVVDQVWVKRVSDEAPDLFGARPADGPRHPIPGASPEPCTEQLGVPGPWHERLPHFRPEFTPSAGQELQSEFLLPRRHTVAALRALHGIRAVLAPVLQISEIRTVAADDLWLSPAYGQDVAGFHFTWIKDVSRVLPVIETVTRALEPYEARPHWGKLFTAVAPYARMADFRELVGAFDPQGKFANDFLRRVM from the coding sequence ATGGCCGCGATCGTGACCAACTGGGCGGGTAATCTCGCCTTCCACGCCTCTGACGTGTACCGCCCGGCCTCGGTCGAGGAGTTGCGCGTGCTCGTGGCGCGCTCGCCGTCGGTGCGCGCGATCGGCAGCGGCCACTCCTTCAGCGACGTCGTCGACACCAGGGGCGCGCTCGTCTCGCTCGACGCCCTGCCGCGCACGGTCGAGCTCGACGGGTCCACCGTGCGGGTGGGCGGCGCCGTACGGTACGCCGAGCTGGCGCCGCGCCTGCACCAGGCCGGTTTCGCGCTGCGCAACCTGGCCTCGCTGCCGCACATCACGGTCGCGGGCTCGGTGGCCACGGCCACGCACGGGTCGGGCGACGGCAACGGCAACCTCGCCACGGCGGTCCGCGCCATGGAGCTCGTCACGGCCGAGGGCGACCTGGTGACGCTGACCGCGGACGACCCGCGCCTGTCCGGCGCGGTGGTCGGGCTCGGGGCGCTGGGCGTCGCGGTGAGCCTGACGCTGGAGCTGGTGCCCGCCTTCGAGGTGCGCCAGTACGTCTTCGAGGACCTGCCGCTGGAGGTGCTGGACGACCACGTCGACGAGGTGTTCGGCAGCGGTTACAGCGTGAGCCTGTTCACCGGGTGGCGACGGCCCGTGGTCGACCAGGTGTGGGTGAAGCGGGTCTCTGACGAGGCGCCCGATCTGTTCGGGGCCCGCCCCGCCGACGGGCCGCGCCATCCCATCCCGGGCGCGTCACCGGAGCCCTGCACCGAACAGCTCGGCGTCCCGGGGCCGTGGCACGAGCGGCTGCCGCACTTCCGTCCCGAGTTCACCCCGAGCGCGGGCCAGGAACTGCAGTCGGAGTTCCTGCTGCCACGCCGGCACACGGTCGCCGCGCTACGCGCGCTCCACGGGATCCGCGCCGTCCTCGCGCCCGTCCTGCAGATCTCGGAGATCAGGACCGTCGCCGCCGACGACCTGTGGCTGAGCCCCGCCTACGGCCAGGACGTGGCCGGGTTCCACTTCACCTGGATCAAGGACGTCTCCAGGGTGCTGCCGGTGATCGAGACGGTGACGCGGGCGCTGGAGCCGTACGAGGCCAGGCCGCACTGGGGCAAGCTGTTCACCGCGGTCGCCCCCTACGCGCGGATGGCCGACTTCCGCGAGCTCGTCGGAGCCTTCGACCCGCAGGGCAAGTTCGCCAACGACTTCCTGCGCAGGGTCATGTGA
- a CDS encoding BTAD domain-containing putative transcriptional regulator, whose amino-acid sequence MRFGLLGPVEAFRADGGPIAVGGTRLRALLALLALDAGRIVPTERLIEGLYGERPVTGESNALQSQISRLRRNLDTAVEFHPAGYRLVVDGEEVDAHRFERLAREGRAAGAPAVRSELLGQALALWRGPALADVREAPFAAAQAARLEELRIDVTEDRLEADLELGRHRELVTELQRLVAAHPVRERLRGQLIRALYASGRQAEALTAFEDARRTLADELGVDPSPELKEIHLAALRGELHAPTAPARPGTPGMAAGGGTALPAQLTSFVGRQDDLDQVGRLLERARLVTLTGPGGAGKTRLALEAAAAVPGEVGLAELDGLAEGGDVAQAVLTKLGLRVGPDEPDPADRLVAALAGRRMLLVLDNCEHVVAAAAELAHRLLSACPDLRVLATSREALGITGESIWPVPPLPGSLAVRLFEDRAAAVRPGFAVDERNLADVQRICRALDGLPLAIELAAARLRSLPVAEVAARLEDGLGLLSRGSRTAQPRHRTLRAVVEWSWSLLDEQEQRLARRLTVFAGGAGIEAVERVCGTPDAVELLTSLADKSLVEIVGDRYRMLQTIRAFCAERLEEAGEVETYHRAHAGHYLALLREAAPHLLRAEQLEWAARLDPEHDNLLAALGWAVGADHAMALRIFADLSTYWWLRGRRGIGVRPARTLLAALGPDVPEGLEGEYAICVASSAEGGVHLETAKRLMRAMDLVSDRPQLTYFWGSFVGPSIDDGFLAVMMERVMASDDPWIRGLDHVGRGFLCYLMEGDVAGIEREFSRALDYFRSLGERLGMAMALSELVRVAAWRGERERFTELIEEALRLVGELGAQEDIADLLCQRGEGELLLGDLDQAWADYERAAELARRVGALEGTTRASCGLAEVARLRGDLEEARHRYEEVLARESSGSFGESLTAVQIGVALGWIDAAEGEVERAAARQEAAFAAALHVQSLPVLASVAEGLAGVFSLRGAHDRAALLLGVGKGLRGMTLPGDLDVARVVERARAALGEQGFAEAYARGTALSREELAELL is encoded by the coding sequence ATGCGCTTCGGTCTCCTCGGCCCCGTCGAGGCGTTCAGGGCGGACGGCGGCCCGATCGCGGTCGGCGGCACCCGCCTGCGCGCCCTGCTCGCGCTCCTGGCCCTCGACGCGGGCCGGATCGTGCCCACGGAGCGGCTCATCGAGGGTCTCTACGGCGAGCGGCCCGTGACGGGCGAGAGCAACGCGCTGCAGTCGCAGATCTCCAGGCTGCGCAGGAACCTCGACACCGCCGTCGAGTTCCACCCCGCCGGATACCGGCTCGTGGTCGACGGCGAGGAGGTCGACGCGCACCGTTTCGAGCGCCTGGCCCGCGAGGGCAGGGCCGCCGGCGCGCCCGCCGTCCGCTCGGAGCTGCTCGGACAGGCGCTGGCGCTCTGGCGCGGACCCGCGCTGGCCGACGTGCGGGAGGCGCCGTTCGCCGCCGCGCAGGCGGCGCGGCTGGAGGAGCTCAGGATCGACGTCACGGAGGACCGCCTCGAGGCGGACCTCGAGCTGGGCAGGCACCGCGAGCTGGTGACCGAGTTGCAGCGGCTGGTGGCGGCGCACCCGGTCAGGGAGCGGCTGCGCGGCCAGCTCATCAGGGCGCTGTACGCCAGCGGGCGCCAGGCGGAGGCGCTGACCGCTTTCGAGGACGCCCGCCGGACGCTCGCCGACGAGCTGGGCGTCGACCCGTCGCCCGAGCTGAAGGAGATCCACCTGGCGGCGCTGCGCGGCGAGCTCCACGCGCCCACGGCCCCGGCTCGGCCCGGCACCCCCGGCATGGCGGCCGGCGGCGGGACGGCGCTGCCGGCGCAGCTCACCAGCTTCGTCGGCAGGCAGGACGACCTGGACCAGGTCGGCCGCCTGCTGGAGCGGGCCAGGCTCGTCACGCTGACGGGGCCGGGCGGCGCGGGCAAGACGCGGCTCGCCCTGGAGGCGGCGGCCGCCGTGCCGGGGGAGGTCGGCCTGGCCGAGCTGGACGGCCTGGCCGAGGGCGGGGACGTCGCCCAGGCCGTGCTCACCAAGCTGGGCCTGCGCGTCGGGCCGGACGAGCCCGATCCTGCCGACCGGCTGGTCGCCGCGCTGGCGGGACGACGGATGCTGCTCGTCCTGGACAACTGCGAGCACGTCGTGGCGGCGGCGGCCGAGCTCGCGCACCGGCTCCTCAGCGCCTGCCCCGACCTACGCGTGCTGGCCACCAGCAGGGAGGCGCTGGGCATCACCGGCGAGAGCATCTGGCCGGTGCCCCCGCTGCCCGGCTCGCTCGCCGTCCGGCTGTTCGAGGACAGGGCGGCCGCCGTCCGGCCCGGGTTCGCGGTGGACGAGCGCAACCTCGCCGACGTCCAGCGGATCTGCCGGGCGCTCGACGGGCTGCCGCTGGCGATCGAGCTGGCCGCCGCCAGGCTCCGCTCGCTCCCGGTGGCCGAGGTCGCCGCCAGGCTGGAGGACGGGCTCGGGTTGCTGTCGCGCGGCAGCCGTACGGCCCAGCCCAGGCACCGCACGCTGCGCGCCGTGGTCGAGTGGAGCTGGAGCCTGCTGGACGAGCAGGAGCAGCGGCTGGCCAGACGGCTCACGGTGTTCGCGGGCGGAGCGGGCATCGAGGCGGTCGAGCGGGTCTGCGGCACACCCGACGCGGTCGAGCTGCTTACCAGCCTGGCGGACAAGTCGCTGGTCGAGATCGTCGGCGACCGCTACAGAATGCTGCAGACGATCCGCGCCTTCTGCGCCGAACGGCTGGAAGAGGCGGGAGAGGTCGAGACCTACCACCGCGCCCACGCCGGCCACTACCTCGCCCTGCTGCGGGAAGCCGCTCCCCACCTGCTGCGCGCCGAGCAGCTGGAGTGGGCGGCGCGGCTCGACCCCGAGCACGACAACCTGCTCGCCGCGCTGGGCTGGGCCGTCGGCGCCGACCACGCCATGGCGCTGCGGATCTTCGCCGACCTGTCCACATACTGGTGGCTGCGCGGACGGCGCGGCATCGGCGTGCGGCCCGCCCGCACGCTGCTCGCCGCGCTGGGCCCGGACGTGCCCGAGGGGCTGGAGGGGGAGTACGCCATCTGCGTGGCCAGCTCGGCCGAGGGCGGCGTCCACCTGGAGACCGCCAAGCGGCTGATGCGCGCCATGGACCTGGTCTCGGACCGCCCGCAACTCACCTACTTCTGGGGCAGCTTCGTCGGGCCCTCCATCGACGACGGATTCCTCGCGGTGATGATGGAGCGCGTCATGGCCAGCGACGACCCTTGGATCAGGGGTCTCGACCACGTCGGCAGGGGCTTCCTCTGCTACCTGATGGAGGGCGACGTCGCGGGGATCGAGCGGGAGTTCTCGCGCGCGCTCGACTACTTCCGCTCTCTCGGCGAGCGGCTCGGCATGGCCATGGCGCTGTCGGAGCTGGTCAGGGTGGCGGCGTGGCGCGGTGAGAGGGAGCGCTTCACCGAGCTGATCGAGGAGGCGCTGCGCCTGGTGGGCGAGCTCGGCGCGCAGGAGGACATCGCCGACCTGCTGTGCCAGCGAGGCGAGGGCGAGCTGCTGCTCGGCGACCTCGACCAGGCCTGGGCCGACTACGAGCGGGCCGCCGAGCTGGCCCGCAGGGTCGGCGCGCTGGAGGGCACCACCAGGGCCAGCTGCGGTCTGGCCGAGGTCGCGAGGCTGCGCGGCGACCTGGAGGAGGCCCGCCACCGCTACGAGGAGGTGTTGGCGAGGGAGTCGAGCGGGTCGTTCGGCGAGTCGCTGACCGCCGTGCAGATCGGGGTCGCGCTGGGCTGGATCGACGCGGCCGAGGGCGAGGTCGAGCGGGCCGCCGCCAGGCAGGAGGCGGCGTTCGCGGCGGCGCTGCACGTGCAGAGCCTGCCGGTGCTGGCGAGCGTGGCCGAGGGACTGGCCGGCGTCTTCTCCCTGCGGGGCGCGCACGACCGGGCCGCGCTGCTGCTCGGCGTGGGGAAGGGGCTGCGCGGCATGACGCTGCCGGGCGACCTGGACGTCGCGCGGGTGGTCGAGCGGGCGAGGGCCGCGCTGGGGGAGCAGGGCTTCGCCGAGGCGTACGCCAGGGGGACGGCGCTGTCCAGGGAAGAGCTGGCGGAGCTGCTATGA
- a CDS encoding serine/threonine-protein kinase — protein sequence MTDRTLGGYTLLRVLGRGGMGEVHLASTPTGGLAAVKVIHPSLARDPAFQRRFSREVDAARRVARFCTAPVLDAGISGEVAYLVTEYVKGPDLAHAVREQGAFTGGNLESLAVGIATALSAIHGAGVIHRDLKPSNVLLSPLGPRVIDFGIAQLVGADSLASQAILGTPAFMAPEQVRGEPLGPSADVFAWGGVIAYAGTGRLPFGGGAPAEVLYRIVNDGPQLDGLDQRMRGIVEWAMAKDPARRPTPQQLLAELVGGRPTPETATMVVERTWSGPVRPVAPGSGGQAEPPRPHHQDSPTAPAKGGARRWWSWAAGALALVTAVTVAGVLAFRPSPTEWPYRADFADSWETGSTAGGTAEQSDEGYELTANPGWRLWRSAPVTSEPASGAVVVARGRRIAGTGEFGVWCRGGSGGQRYEFAVTSEGRATITKRGSGTGTLLLDRIARERTADRRIVAECRSDGAKTVLRLWVDERYVGMVSDTRAPLGPGSSGVFAAPDAEKPVGVRFSSFTVQAARG from the coding sequence ATGACCGATCGGACGCTCGGCGGATACACACTGCTCCGGGTGCTCGGACGCGGCGGGATGGGTGAGGTGCACCTCGCCTCGACCCCGACGGGAGGCCTGGCCGCGGTCAAGGTGATCCATCCTTCGCTGGCCCGCGACCCCGCCTTCCAGCGGCGCTTCTCCCGCGAGGTGGACGCGGCGCGGCGGGTGGCCAGGTTCTGCACCGCCCCCGTGCTGGACGCCGGGATCTCCGGCGAGGTGGCCTACCTGGTCACGGAATACGTCAAGGGCCCTGACCTGGCGCACGCCGTCAGGGAGCAGGGCGCCTTCACCGGCGGCAACCTGGAGTCGCTGGCCGTGGGGATCGCCACCGCGCTGTCGGCGATCCACGGCGCGGGCGTGATCCATCGCGACCTCAAGCCCTCGAACGTGCTGCTGTCGCCGCTCGGCCCACGCGTGATCGACTTCGGCATCGCGCAGCTCGTCGGCGCCGACAGCCTGGCCAGCCAGGCGATCCTCGGCACCCCCGCCTTCATGGCGCCCGAGCAGGTGAGAGGTGAGCCGCTGGGGCCGTCCGCCGACGTCTTCGCATGGGGCGGCGTGATCGCCTACGCGGGGACGGGGCGGTTGCCGTTCGGCGGCGGCGCGCCGGCCGAGGTGCTGTACCGGATCGTCAACGACGGCCCCCAGCTCGACGGGCTCGACCAACGGATGCGGGGCATCGTCGAGTGGGCGATGGCCAAGGACCCGGCTCGCAGGCCCACGCCCCAGCAGCTGCTGGCCGAGCTGGTCGGCGGCCGGCCGACCCCGGAGACGGCCACCATGGTCGTCGAGCGCACCTGGTCGGGCCCCGTTCGGCCGGTCGCCCCCGGGTCAGGAGGGCAGGCGGAGCCGCCTCGGCCGCACCACCAGGACAGCCCCACGGCGCCGGCGAAGGGCGGGGCCAGGCGCTGGTGGTCGTGGGCGGCAGGGGCGCTCGCGCTGGTCACGGCGGTGACTGTGGCGGGCGTGCTGGCGTTTCGGCCGTCGCCGACCGAGTGGCCGTACCGGGCGGACTTCGCCGACTCGTGGGAGACGGGCAGCACCGCGGGAGGCACGGCCGAGCAGTCCGACGAGGGCTACGAGCTCACCGCGAACCCCGGCTGGCGGCTGTGGCGGTCGGCCCCCGTCACGTCCGAGCCCGCGAGTGGGGCGGTGGTCGTCGCCAGGGGCCGGCGGATCGCCGGCACGGGCGAGTTCGGCGTCTGGTGCAGAGGCGGGAGCGGCGGCCAGCGCTACGAGTTCGCGGTCACCAGCGAGGGCCGGGCGACCATCACCAAGCGCGGTTCGGGGACGGGCACCCTGCTGCTGGACAGGATCGCCAGGGAGCGGACAGCGGATCGCCGCATCGTCGCCGAGTGCAGGAGCGACGGGGCGAAGACCGTCCTGCGGCTGTGGGTGGACGAGCGGTACGTCGGCATGGTGTCCGACACCCGGGCCCCGCTCGGACCCGGGTCCAGCGGCGTCTTCGCCGCTCCCGACGCCGAGAAGCCGGTCGGCGTCAGGTTCAGCTCGTTCACCGTCCAGGCCGCCAGGGGATGA
- a CDS encoding AfsR/SARP family transcriptional regulator, translating into MSVRFGVLGPLLVLDGATEVTPGPAKHRALLVALLMNAGRTVTHDRLVAAVWGAEPPASAEAVLRVYVSALRKIVEGIRTVPGGYLLAVDPDEVDAHRFERLVAQARRARDAGRARAAAEMLGQALGLWRGRALDGIDGELRRAHAVPLEELRLAALEERVALDLELGRGAEVIGELRALVSAYPLRERAWAQLMLALIQAGRRSEALAAYEEARGTLVAELGLEPGPELREAHERALAEESPRRVPNETPPDIADFTGRQAALGWIRAALPAPDAAPVHLVLYGPAGAGKSALAIHAARGLDLPDGRLHASLRDRTPGAVLEDLLRSLGCPDGAVPASLDERVRLYRSLVADRRVLVVLDDATSEAQVRPLLPTGAGSLTLVTSRSPLFGLEAARAYPLDVLEAEETVAMLARIVGAGRVAAEPGQALRIVRLCGALPLALRIAGSRLARRRGWTLEHLADRLGDERSRLDELSAGDLAVRSSLALGYRALSGDERLLLRRLGALSSPDFAPWIAAALVGPEGGRIMESLAEAGLLQERGLDRYGWHDLTRLYAAERLAEEEGPAAAVLAGAAGEILDRARRARELMLPAEPGSGLTLSHTVERDLATARLAESARWLAAERSFMVATVADLHRARLDEAAWRLAFYLTPLFELGAYHDDWRTTAALGLDAARRAGHRHGEALLLRSLADLHRAEGRLEEAAEALRAALPLTEQGEVARTTFRLGLVYRAQDRLPDAERCFTECLAAFGADPRGAADPRRVDLRGADPRRADLRAADLKGADLRGADPRGAADALRALGELRGDGELSRRALELYRQLGDPRGEAATLLDLAALSLAGRRTKEARQLAERAAGLSRRLGDVLPAAAAALLLAQVARAEGRPEAARTAAGEALAAFESHGDRRGRARAMLAIAAASLDLDEIDGAIDAVAGTMGEFDALGDRRGLAEAQELAREARRRRGLR; encoded by the coding sequence ATGAGCGTGCGGTTCGGGGTGCTGGGCCCGCTGCTGGTGCTGGACGGGGCCACGGAGGTGACTCCCGGGCCCGCCAAGCATCGCGCGCTGCTGGTCGCGCTGCTCATGAACGCGGGCCGGACGGTCACCCACGACCGTCTGGTGGCGGCGGTGTGGGGCGCCGAGCCGCCCGCCTCGGCGGAGGCGGTGCTCAGGGTGTACGTCAGCGCGCTCCGCAAGATCGTCGAGGGCATCAGGACCGTGCCCGGCGGCTACCTGCTGGCGGTCGACCCCGACGAGGTGGACGCGCACAGGTTCGAGCGCCTGGTCGCGCAGGCGCGCAGGGCCAGGGACGCGGGACGGGCCAGGGCGGCCGCCGAGATGCTGGGGCAGGCGCTCGGGCTCTGGAGGGGCCGGGCGCTCGACGGGATCGACGGCGAGCTGCGGCGGGCGCATGCCGTGCCGCTGGAGGAGCTGCGGCTGGCCGCGCTGGAGGAGCGGGTCGCGCTCGACCTGGAGCTGGGCAGGGGCGCCGAGGTGATCGGTGAGCTGCGCGCGCTGGTGTCCGCCTACCCGTTGCGGGAAAGGGCGTGGGCGCAGCTGATGCTCGCCCTCATCCAGGCGGGCCGCAGGTCGGAGGCGCTGGCCGCCTACGAGGAGGCGCGCGGCACGCTGGTGGCCGAGCTCGGCCTCGAACCAGGCCCCGAGCTACGCGAGGCCCACGAGCGGGCGCTGGCCGAGGAGTCGCCGCGAAGGGTGCCCAACGAGACGCCGCCCGACATCGCCGACTTCACCGGCAGGCAGGCGGCGCTCGGCTGGATCAGGGCGGCGCTGCCCGCGCCCGACGCGGCCCCCGTCCACCTGGTGCTGTACGGCCCCGCAGGCGCGGGCAAGAGCGCGCTCGCGATCCACGCGGCGCGGGGGCTCGACCTCCCCGACGGCAGGCTGCACGCCTCGCTGCGCGACAGGACGCCGGGAGCGGTGTTGGAGGACCTGCTGCGCTCGCTCGGCTGTCCCGACGGCGCGGTGCCCGCGTCGCTCGACGAGCGCGTGCGCCTCTACCGCAGCCTGGTGGCGGACCGGCGGGTGCTCGTCGTGCTCGACGACGCCACGAGCGAGGCGCAGGTGCGCCCGCTGCTGCCCACGGGCGCGGGCTCCTTGACGCTGGTGACGAGCAGGTCACCGCTGTTCGGACTCGAGGCGGCCCGCGCCTACCCGCTCGACGTGCTCGAGGCGGAGGAGACGGTGGCGATGCTGGCCAGGATCGTCGGCGCCGGCCGGGTCGCCGCCGAGCCAGGCCAGGCCCTGCGCATCGTCCGGCTGTGCGGGGCGCTGCCCCTGGCGTTGCGCATCGCGGGCTCCCGCCTGGCCCGGCGGCGAGGATGGACGCTCGAGCACCTGGCCGACCGGCTGGGCGACGAGCGGAGCAGGCTCGACGAGCTCAGCGCGGGAGACCTGGCCGTCCGCTCCAGCCTGGCGCTCGGCTACCGGGCGCTGTCCGGCGACGAACGCCTGCTGCTGCGCCGCCTCGGCGCGCTGTCCTCCCCCGACTTCGCGCCCTGGATCGCCGCCGCCCTCGTGGGGCCCGAAGGCGGCCGGATCATGGAGTCCCTGGCCGAGGCGGGGCTGCTCCAGGAACGCGGCCTCGACAGGTACGGCTGGCACGACCTGACCCGCCTGTACGCCGCCGAGCGGCTCGCCGAGGAGGAGGGCCCGGCCGCCGCCGTCCTGGCGGGAGCTGCGGGGGAGATCCTCGACCGGGCGCGCAGGGCCAGGGAGCTGATGCTGCCCGCCGAGCCAGGCTCGGGCCTGACGCTCTCGCACACGGTGGAGCGCGACCTCGCCACCGCCCGCCTGGCGGAGTCGGCGCGCTGGCTGGCCGCCGAGCGCTCGTTCATGGTCGCCACCGTCGCGGATCTGCACCGGGCCCGCCTGGACGAGGCCGCATGGCGGCTGGCCTTCTACCTGACGCCGCTGTTCGAGCTGGGCGCCTACCACGACGACTGGCGGACGACGGCCGCGCTCGGTCTGGATGCCGCGAGGCGGGCGGGACACCGGCACGGCGAGGCGCTGCTGCTGCGCTCGCTGGCCGACCTGCACCGCGCCGAAGGCCGGCTGGAGGAGGCGGCCGAGGCGTTGCGCGCGGCGCTGCCGCTGACCGAGCAGGGCGAGGTGGCGCGCACGACGTTCAGGCTGGGGCTGGTGTACCGGGCGCAGGACCGCCTGCCCGACGCCGAGCGCTGCTTCACCGAGTGCCTGGCGGCCTTCGGCGCCGACCCCAGAGGCGCCGCCGACCCGAGACGCGTCGACCTGAGGGGTGCCGACCCGAGACGCGCCGACCTGAGGGCCGCCGACCTGAAAGGCGCTGACCTGAGGGGTGCTGACCCGCGGGGAGCCGCCGACGCGCTGCGCGCGCTGGGAGAGCTGCGCGGCGACGGGGAGCTGTCGCGTCGCGCGCTCGAGCTCTACCGGCAGCTGGGCGACCCGCGCGGTGAGGCGGCCACCCTCCTCGACCTCGCGGCCCTGTCCCTGGCCGGGCGCAGGACCAAGGAGGCGCGGCAACTGGCGGAGCGAGCGGCGGGGCTGAGCAGGAGGCTGGGCGACGTGCTGCCCGCGGCCGCGGCGGCGCTGCTGCTGGCGCAGGTGGCCAGGGCGGAGGGACGGCCGGAGGCCGCCAGGACGGCGGCAGGGGAGGCGCTGGCCGCGTTCGAGTCGCACGGCGACAGGAGGGGCCGGGCCAGGGCGATGCTGGCGATCGCCGCCGCGTCCCTCGACCTGGATGAGATTGATGGTGCTATTGATGCGGTTGCAGGCACTATGGGAGAGTTTGACGCTCTCGGTGACAGGCGTGGCCTCGCCGAGGCGCAGGAGCTCGCGCGGGAGGCGCGTCGCCGTCGTGGCCTGCGATAA
- a CDS encoding OmpA family protein, whose protein sequence is MSPFPELALAAVLSVSALTDPGTPQDATYTVEDLVLPVEDIIAEVESMDGAQSESRTGEEVTVALTSDVLFAVDKWVLTAKARQRLGQVAEKIKAESAGGVVKIEGHTDDQGADAYNQALSLKRARAVQQALQQLEAGAVTFEAAGFGETKPKLPNLVDGRPSDYNRAKNRRVEIIFNVKE, encoded by the coding sequence ATGTCCCCGTTTCCTGAGCTGGCGCTGGCGGCGGTGCTGTCGGTGTCCGCGCTGACCGATCCCGGGACGCCGCAGGACGCCACCTACACGGTGGAGGACCTGGTGCTTCCCGTCGAGGACATCATCGCCGAGGTCGAGTCCATGGACGGCGCGCAGAGCGAGTCCAGGACGGGCGAGGAGGTCACCGTCGCGCTGACCAGCGACGTGCTGTTCGCCGTGGACAAGTGGGTGCTGACCGCCAAGGCCCGGCAGCGGCTCGGGCAGGTGGCCGAGAAGATCAAGGCCGAGTCCGCGGGCGGCGTGGTGAAGATCGAGGGCCACACCGACGACCAGGGCGCCGACGCCTACAACCAGGCGCTCTCGCTGAAGCGGGCCCGCGCCGTCCAGCAGGCCCTGCAGCAGTTGGAGGCCGGTGCGGTCACCTTCGAGGCCGCCGGTTTCGGCGAGACCAAGCCCAAACTGCCCAACCTCGTGGACGGCAGGCCCAGTGACTACAACAGGGCCAAGAACCGCCGCGTCGAGATCATCTTCAACGTCAAGGAATGA